The Vicia villosa cultivar HV-30 ecotype Madison, WI linkage group LG1, Vvil1.0, whole genome shotgun sequence genome includes a region encoding these proteins:
- the LOC131652155 gene encoding uncharacterized protein LOC131652155, with translation MGKKGEITNFNRYSDLGNRRGGKRRNKSKEFYGSLEVLDSSCKSRDNSCNSSENRADLHSEQNVMISVRDGVQGSDEWYLDYSCSTNMTRRQDYFVQINQVIKSRVKFTDDSTLAAVGVGDFLIEEKNGGHYMIKDVLYILGIKCNILSIGQLLEKGYKIRLEDKIVVDASGVLILKALMAFNRTFKVELKVLKHRCLATARVEKRGYGTNVI, from the exons ATGGGGAAAAAGGGTGAGATCACCAACTTCAATAGATATAGTGATCTAGGCAACAGGAGAGGCGGAAAACGGAGGAATAAAAGTAAA GAGTTTTATGGCAGTTTAGAGGTGTTGGACAGTAGCTGTAAGTCTCGGGATAACAGCTGCAATAGTTCGGAAAACAGGGCAGATTTGCATTCAGAACAAAATGTAATGATCTCGGTGCGGGATGGAGTTCAAGGCAGTGATGAATGGTACTTAGATTACAGTTGTTCAACAAATATGACGAGGAGACAGGATTATTTTGTGCAAATCAATCAAGTCATAAAAAGTAGAGTTAAATTCACGGATGATTCTACTCTTGCGGCCGTAGGTGTCGGTGATTTCTTGATCGAGGAGAAGAATGGTGGACATTATATGATCAAGGACGTGTTGTATATTCTGGGTATTAAGTGTAATATTTTGAGTATTGGCCAATTGCTTGAGAAAGGCTACAAAATACGCTTGGAAGACAAGATCGTTGTGGATGCTAGTGGAGTGTTGATACTTAAGGCTCTCATGGCTTTCAATAGGACTTTTAAAGTGGAGTTGAAAGTATTGAAGCATAGGTGCTTAGCTACAGCTCGCGTCGAGAAGAGAGGCTATGGAACTAACGTCATTTGA